One genomic window of Conger conger chromosome 9, fConCon1.1, whole genome shotgun sequence includes the following:
- the LOC133137835 gene encoding P30 adhesin-like has protein sequence MEPADPTPWDMAHDTSIHLARMWRLEQITAIQAKLLGPGYIQLPFPSLLHPPTPLLTRRPEPHQFQLPFRPQYLNLDPEPRLPEDCPSPGSEPRRPEDCPSPGSELLLPGEAPSPGSEPRLPEDCPYPGSEPLLPGEAPSPGSEPRLPEDCPYPGSEPRLPEDCARDPLFAPSTL, from the coding sequence ATGGAACCAGCGGACCCCACCCCCTGGGATATGGCGCACGACACTTCAATTCACTTGGCCCGCATGTGGAGGCTGGAGCAGATCACAGCGATCCAGGCCAAGCTCCTTGGACCCGGCTATATCCAACTTCCTTTTCCATCACTTCTCCACCCTCCCACTCCACTCCTGACCCGGCGCCCAGAACCACACCAGTTCCAGCTTCCGTTTCGACCCCAGTACCTGAATCTGGAtcccgagccccgtctgcccgaggactgcccgtctccgggttccgagccccgtcggCCCGAGGACTGCCCGTCTCCAGGTTCCGAGCTGCTTCTGCCCGGAGAAGccccgtctccgggttccgagccccgtctgcccgaggactgccCGTATCCAGGTTCCGAGCCGCTTCTGCCCGGAGAAGccccgtctccgggttccgagccccgtctgcccgaggactgccCGTATCcaggttccgagccccgtctgcccgaggactgcGCCCGAGACCCTTTGTTCGCCCCAAGTACCCTCTGA